From the Natronococcus sp. AD-5 genome, one window contains:
- a CDS encoding acetolactate synthase large subunit has protein sequence MYGSVVETNVPPASDLLVDCLEAEDVEYVFGLPGEEIEDLLFSLRDSSIPFVPTRHEQGAAFMADVYGRLTGSAGVCLSTLGPGATNLITGVADAHLDKSPLVAITGQGGRERLHKESHQALDVIDVFEPIVEWNAQITDPDIVPESVRKAFKLAEYEKPGATHLEFPEDVAREETDADPIPVRDQVRRPDPDPASVERAATLLESAERPILLAGNGAVRTRASDSIRALVDRLDIPVVATYMGKGAISDREPTSLMTLDSGPDGEAARAIERADCVVAVGYDIAEHDPEGWNPTLEKTIVHVDHDPAEVYRHYNPDVEIVADVGAALRAIDERLPSDACALWCRELHDRLLETVTKRPEESDPITVRNALPLLREAMAEEDVLVSDVGSHKMAIAQSFPTYEPNTCIISNGLASMGIAVPGALAADLAVDAHVVAGTGDGGFLMNAAEIETATRLDCEFTIVVFNDEDYGLISEQQVSHRGEHTGTELANPDLVAFAESFGIDAYRPGTWTEIERAFSEAVRSDELTLIELRLDD, from the coding sequence ATGTACGGCAGCGTAGTCGAGACCAACGTGCCACCAGCATCCGATCTACTCGTCGACTGTCTCGAGGCCGAGGACGTCGAGTACGTCTTCGGGCTGCCGGGCGAAGAGATCGAGGACCTGCTGTTCTCGCTCCGGGACTCCTCGATTCCGTTCGTTCCGACCCGCCACGAACAGGGAGCCGCGTTCATGGCCGACGTGTACGGCCGACTGACCGGCAGCGCGGGCGTCTGCCTCTCGACGTTGGGGCCCGGCGCGACGAACCTCATCACCGGCGTCGCCGACGCGCACCTCGACAAGAGTCCGCTCGTCGCGATCACCGGCCAGGGCGGCCGCGAGCGCCTGCACAAGGAGAGCCACCAGGCGCTCGACGTGATCGACGTGTTCGAGCCGATCGTCGAGTGGAACGCCCAGATCACGGACCCCGATATCGTCCCCGAGTCGGTCCGCAAGGCGTTCAAACTCGCGGAGTACGAGAAGCCGGGCGCGACCCACCTCGAGTTCCCCGAGGACGTCGCTCGCGAGGAGACCGACGCCGACCCGATCCCCGTCCGCGATCAGGTGCGCCGGCCGGACCCGGATCCCGCGTCGGTCGAGCGAGCCGCGACGCTGCTCGAGTCGGCCGAGCGACCGATCCTCCTCGCGGGCAACGGCGCGGTGCGGACCCGCGCGTCCGACAGCATTCGCGCGCTCGTCGATCGACTCGATATCCCGGTCGTCGCGACGTACATGGGCAAGGGGGCCATCTCCGACCGCGAGCCGACCTCGCTGATGACGCTCGATTCGGGTCCGGACGGCGAGGCGGCTCGCGCGATCGAGCGGGCCGACTGCGTCGTCGCGGTGGGGTACGATATCGCCGAGCACGACCCGGAGGGGTGGAATCCGACCCTCGAAAAGACGATCGTTCACGTCGACCACGATCCCGCGGAGGTCTACCGCCACTACAACCCGGACGTCGAGATCGTCGCGGACGTCGGCGCGGCGCTCAGGGCGATCGACGAGCGGCTCCCGTCGGACGCGTGTGCACTGTGGTGTCGCGAACTACACGACCGGTTGCTCGAAACGGTGACGAAGCGGCCCGAGGAGAGCGATCCGATCACCGTCAGAAACGCGCTTCCGCTGTTGCGCGAGGCCATGGCCGAGGAGGACGTTCTCGTCTCGGACGTCGGCAGTCACAAGATGGCGATCGCGCAGTCGTTTCCGACGTACGAGCCGAACACCTGCATCATCTCGAACGGTCTGGCGAGTATGGGGATCGCCGTTCCGGGCGCGCTCGCGGCAGATCTCGCGGTCGACGCACACGTCGTCGCGGGAACCGGCGACGGCGGCTTCCTGATGAACGCGGCGGAGATCGAAACCGCGACCCGACTCGATTGCGAGTTCACGATCGTCGTGTTCAACGACGAGGACTACGGCCTCATCTCCGAACAACAGGTTTCACACCGCGGCGAGCACACCGGGACGGAACTCGCGAATCCGGATCTCGTGGCGTTCGCCGAGAGCTTCGGAATCGACGCCTATCGACCCGGAACGTGGACCGAAATCGAACGAGCCTTCTCGGAAGCGGTTCGGTCGGACGAGTTGACGCTGATCGAGCTCCGCCTCGACGACTGA
- a CDS encoding helix-turn-helix domain-containing protein, with amino-acid sequence MANSMAEQLQQDMECEGLLECIHGLKQLDKECFRAMVESEEPLTIDEVAERVDRERSTAYRSIQRLLQSGFIQKEQINYDQGGYYHVYYPTDPTQIANDMQRMLNDWYAKMGQLIHEFEDKYEHTVDTTTPVEG; translated from the coding sequence ATGGCAAACTCGATGGCAGAACAACTGCAGCAGGATATGGAGTGTGAAGGGCTGCTGGAGTGCATTCACGGGCTCAAACAGCTCGACAAGGAGTGCTTTCGGGCGATGGTCGAGAGCGAGGAACCGCTGACGATCGACGAGGTCGCCGAGCGGGTCGACCGCGAGCGCTCGACCGCGTACCGATCGATTCAGCGGCTGCTCCAGAGCGGTTTCATCCAGAAAGAACAGATCAACTACGATCAGGGCGGCTACTACCACGTCTACTACCCGACGGATCCGACTCAGATCGCGAACGACATGCAGCGGATGCTCAACGACTGGTACGCGAAGATGGGCCAGCTCATCCACGAGTTCGAGGACAAGTACGAGCATACCGTCGACACCACGACGCCGGTCGAAGGATAA
- a CDS encoding sulfite exporter TauE/SafE family protein: MEFGIGLPVLALFVSFGFMIGVLFAFFGMGGSFLVTPALLVMGYPGRIAVGSGMAFVFGTAVIATLKHHDLGQVDYKLGGLMIVGTTAGIEVGRIGVFSLEELGLASGVIGVTYVVLLGAIGLFVTDNALNGADDGGHHDPDAEIDPNDIPDVAKKIQSYHVPPMMTIAGGIQVSLWVVLGVAFATGLLSGFLGVGGGFIRMPAMFYLIGVPVPVAVGTDLFEIVFSGGIGSYLYGMEGGVDLSIVAPLLAGSALGARIGSAATGIVDEGEIKIHFGLMLLGGSVAVAFRQVGDHLAMDVLNTISAKLIVLSALLVSGAVIYSTVRTMREEADAVATTAD; this comes from the coding sequence ATGGAATTTGGAATCGGACTACCGGTACTCGCGCTGTTCGTGAGCTTCGGCTTCATGATCGGCGTGCTGTTCGCCTTCTTCGGGATGGGCGGGTCGTTCCTCGTCACGCCCGCGCTTCTCGTGATGGGGTATCCCGGCCGGATCGCCGTCGGAAGCGGGATGGCGTTCGTCTTCGGGACGGCCGTCATCGCGACGCTCAAACACCACGACCTGGGACAGGTCGATTACAAACTCGGCGGGCTGATGATCGTCGGGACGACGGCCGGCATCGAGGTCGGTCGGATCGGCGTCTTCTCCCTCGAGGAACTCGGGCTCGCCAGCGGGGTCATCGGCGTCACGTACGTCGTCCTGCTGGGCGCGATCGGTCTGTTCGTCACCGATAACGCACTCAACGGCGCCGACGACGGCGGCCACCACGATCCGGACGCGGAGATCGATCCGAACGATATCCCCGACGTCGCGAAGAAGATCCAGTCGTACCACGTGCCGCCGATGATGACGATCGCGGGCGGGATCCAGGTCTCGCTGTGGGTGGTCCTGGGCGTCGCGTTCGCGACGGGGCTGCTGTCGGGCTTCCTCGGCGTCGGCGGCGGGTTCATTCGCATGCCCGCGATGTTCTACCTCATCGGCGTCCCGGTGCCCGTCGCGGTCGGGACCGACCTGTTCGAAATCGTGTTCTCGGGCGGGATCGGTTCGTACCTCTACGGGATGGAAGGCGGCGTCGACCTCTCGATCGTCGCGCCGCTGCTCGCGGGGAGCGCGCTGGGCGCCCGCATCGGCTCGGCCGCCACCGGCATCGTCGACGAAGGCGAGATCAAGATCCACTTCGGACTGATGCTCCTGGGCGGCTCGGTCGCCGTCGCGTTCCGTCAGGTCGGCGATCACCTCGCAATGGACGTACTCAACACGATCAGCGCGAAGCTGATCGTGCTCTCGGCGCTGCTGGTCAGCGGGGCCGTGATCTACAGCACGGTCCGAACGATGCGCGAGGAAGCCGACGCGGTCGCGACGACCGCGGACTAG
- a CDS encoding DUF7512 family protein yields MIDLATLSPAVQAGALVGAVLLEAVGLYVGYGALERVAAEPIIESIERA; encoded by the coding sequence ATGATCGACCTCGCGACGCTTTCACCGGCGGTACAGGCAGGCGCGCTCGTCGGCGCCGTCCTCCTCGAGGCGGTCGGCCTCTACGTGGGGTACGGCGCGCTCGAGCGAGTCGCAGCGGAACCCATCATCGAGAGTATCGAGCGCGCATGA
- a CDS encoding universal stress protein: protein MYQDILVATDGSDIATTAAEQGLAVAQTLGATVHAVSVVEHGEHGGPDDAERARHRQFVETVEADAVDRGVSVVTSVRTGQPSRELLGYVDEQGIDLLVLGTHGRTGIRRWLMGSVATAVVREARCPVLTVNASVTGVPRDFDDVLIATDGRPGVAAAVENGLDLAEAYGSRVHAVYVVNDVHSHMSMVLEAFEEIGERSTSEIADRAEKRGLEVERSIERGVPHEEIVTRADAHDIDLVVVGTEGRTGLDRLIAGSVSQRVIGDASVPVLSVRTREERTET, encoded by the coding sequence ATGTATCAGGATATCCTCGTTGCCACCGACGGAAGCGACATCGCAACGACGGCCGCCGAGCAGGGGCTGGCGGTCGCGCAGACGCTCGGCGCGACCGTCCACGCCGTCTCGGTCGTCGAGCACGGCGAGCACGGCGGCCCTGACGACGCGGAGCGAGCGCGTCACCGGCAATTCGTCGAGACAGTCGAAGCCGACGCGGTCGATCGCGGGGTATCCGTCGTGACGAGCGTCCGGACTGGGCAGCCGAGTCGAGAGCTGCTCGGGTACGTCGACGAGCAGGGGATCGATCTGCTCGTCCTCGGCACCCACGGTCGAACGGGAATTCGACGGTGGCTCATGGGGAGCGTCGCGACGGCGGTCGTTCGCGAGGCGCGGTGTCCGGTGCTCACCGTGAACGCCTCCGTAACGGGTGTGCCCCGCGACTTCGACGACGTCCTCATCGCGACGGACGGACGACCGGGGGTGGCAGCGGCCGTCGAGAACGGACTCGACCTCGCCGAGGCGTACGGGTCGCGCGTTCACGCGGTGTACGTCGTCAACGACGTCCACTCGCACATGAGCATGGTCCTCGAGGCGTTCGAAGAGATCGGCGAGCGATCGACGAGCGAGATCGCCGACCGCGCCGAAAAACGCGGGCTGGAGGTCGAGCGGTCGATCGAACGGGGAGTGCCCCACGAGGAAATCGTCACACGCGCGGATGCCCACGACATCGACCTCGTGGTCGTGGGAACCGAGGGTCGAACCGGGCTCGATCGACTGATCGCCGGCAGCGTCTCGCAGCGCGTCATCGGCGACGCGTCGGTCCCCGTGCTGTCCGTTCGAACGCGCGAGGAACGGACCGAAACGTGA
- a CDS encoding ZIP family metal transporter yields MTLLENFTLVFVAGFITALATGIGALPFFVFDEISDRRNVVLWGLASGIMISASVFGLIEEGLAEGTPLEIVAGIAAGVLLVVLAHNVLLDVNIDPHEYEEADFKKLVLILGILTVHSFPEGVAIGVSFADLGFESGLQLLGFSVPLLAVFMTVAISIHNVPEGTAISIPLKSMGVPNWKLVWWAVFSSLPQPIGAVLAFGFVQVARELLPFGFGFAAGAMIYLVLTEFIPEALDIGATLPNGGKPELAGGIVVGVLIMVPLTFI; encoded by the coding sequence ATGACGCTCCTCGAGAACTTCACGCTGGTGTTCGTCGCCGGGTTCATCACCGCGCTGGCGACCGGGATCGGTGCGCTGCCGTTTTTCGTCTTCGACGAGATCAGCGACCGCCGTAACGTCGTTCTCTGGGGGCTCGCCTCCGGGATCATGATTTCGGCGTCGGTATTCGGCCTCATCGAAGAGGGGTTAGCCGAAGGCACGCCGCTCGAGATCGTCGCGGGAATAGCCGCCGGCGTCTTGCTGGTCGTCCTCGCCCACAATGTTCTCTTGGACGTCAATATCGATCCGCACGAGTACGAGGAGGCGGACTTCAAGAAACTCGTCCTCATCCTCGGGATCTTGACCGTCCACAGCTTCCCCGAGGGGGTCGCCATCGGCGTCTCGTTCGCCGACCTCGGTTTCGAGAGCGGCCTCCAGCTTCTGGGGTTTTCGGTGCCGCTGCTGGCAGTTTTCATGACCGTCGCGATCTCGATCCACAATGTCCCGGAAGGAACTGCGATCTCGATCCCGCTGAAGTCGATGGGCGTGCCGAACTGGAAGCTGGTCTGGTGGGCGGTCTTCTCGAGCCTGCCACAGCCGATCGGCGCCGTCCTCGCGTTCGGTTTCGTCCAGGTCGCTCGAGAGCTCCTCCCGTTCGGCTTCGGGTTCGCCGCGGGGGCGATGATCTATCTCGTCCTGACGGAGTTCATCCCGGAAGCGCTGGATATCGGCGCGACGTTACCGAACGGTGGGAAGCCCGAACTCGCGGGAGGCATCGTCGTCGGCGTCCTGATAATGGTCCCGCTCACATTTATCTGA
- a CDS encoding sulfite exporter TauE/SafE family protein: MPPLPVELVLVLVGISLVAGVGCTTTGAGGVFVTIALYAFTPLSSAEIAGTAHVVFVAVGVVGAVGFARSGELLETDGRTLAAILSGTSVLGAVAGAYLNAYVSRRLFSILLGVLTVITGGVLLYGQIRDLRSIVAVDSSATSGRLVFGSVGLFLGITAGLVGIGGPILAVPALVTLGVPMLLALGIAQVQAIFISGFAASGYFVQEAISPFFATITTVPTVIGAIGGWLLAHHVDPDHLELVLSGILIPVGLYLIL, translated from the coding sequence ATGCCGCCTCTCCCGGTCGAACTCGTGCTGGTGCTCGTCGGTATTTCGCTCGTGGCCGGAGTCGGGTGTACGACGACCGGAGCGGGCGGCGTATTCGTCACGATCGCCCTCTACGCGTTCACACCGCTGTCTTCCGCGGAGATCGCCGGGACCGCACACGTCGTGTTCGTCGCCGTCGGCGTGGTCGGAGCGGTCGGCTTCGCGCGCTCGGGTGAACTGCTCGAGACCGACGGACGAACGCTAGCGGCGATTCTCAGCGGAACGAGCGTTCTCGGGGCGGTGGCCGGTGCGTATCTGAACGCGTACGTCTCGCGACGACTGTTTAGCATCCTCCTCGGCGTCCTCACCGTTATCACCGGCGGCGTCCTGCTGTACGGCCAGATCCGCGACCTCCGGTCGATAGTCGCCGTCGATTCGAGCGCGACGAGCGGCCGTCTCGTATTCGGTTCCGTCGGATTGTTTCTCGGTATCACCGCAGGGCTCGTGGGCATCGGAGGACCGATACTCGCGGTGCCGGCGCTGGTGACGCTCGGCGTTCCGATGCTCCTGGCGCTCGGTATCGCGCAGGTGCAGGCGATCTTCATCTCGGGATTTGCAGCGAGCGGGTACTTCGTTCAGGAGGCGATTTCACCGTTCTTTGCGACGATTACGACGGTCCCGACCGTCATCGGTGCTATCGGCGGGTGGCTGCTCGCTCATCACGTCGATCCCGACCACCTGGAATTGGTACTCAGCGGTATACTGATCCCCGTCGGGCTGTATTTGATACTGTGA
- a CDS encoding class I SAM-dependent methyltransferase yields the protein MPDAQDRPNVQQAYDRLASGYDREGDTKPANAYLERPATLSLLPDVTRAQVLDAGCGAGHLARELSDRGAAVVGVDVSHEMLTYARDRVPDADFLQADLGSDLPFDADTFDGVASSLAFHYVREWERLFRTLRRVLEPGGWVVCSVQHPHADFEEYDGTRNYHEIERVSAVWDSFGAEVAVPAYRRPLSEMVTPALDAGFRLDRLVESTPTEAYRRADPERYEYEATRPNFLCLRFVRSA from the coding sequence ATGCCCGACGCTCAGGATCGTCCGAACGTCCAGCAGGCGTACGATAGGCTCGCATCCGGCTACGATCGTGAAGGAGACACGAAACCCGCGAACGCCTATCTCGAACGGCCGGCAACCCTCTCGTTGCTTCCCGACGTAACGAGGGCTCAGGTTCTCGACGCCGGGTGTGGGGCGGGGCATCTGGCTCGCGAACTCTCCGATCGCGGCGCAGCCGTCGTCGGCGTCGACGTGAGTCACGAGATGCTCACGTACGCACGAGATCGGGTCCCCGACGCTGACTTTCTCCAGGCCGATCTCGGCAGCGACCTTCCGTTCGACGCGGACACGTTCGACGGGGTCGCCAGTTCGCTGGCGTTCCACTACGTCCGGGAGTGGGAACGATTGTTCCGAACTCTTCGTCGCGTTCTCGAGCCCGGAGGGTGGGTAGTCTGTTCGGTTCAACATCCACACGCCGACTTCGAGGAGTACGATGGAACGCGGAACTACCACGAGATAGAACGCGTCTCCGCGGTGTGGGATTCGTTCGGAGCGGAAGTGGCGGTCCCGGCGTACCGCCGTCCCCTTTCGGAGATGGTAACCCCCGCACTCGACGCGGGATTCCGGCTCGACCGTCTCGTCGAATCGACGCCGACGGAAGCGTATCGTCGGGCGGATCCGGAACGATACGAGTACGAAGCGACTCGTCCGAACTTTCTCTGCCTTCGCTTCGTCCGCTCCGCGTGA
- a CDS encoding HD domain-containing protein, with the protein MSDADFDRQVREAFPELERIGSDDLRERVVEAWVLGLERGGWRSIEDIPYAWNIHEVTNVEHVRGVARIALEAAGEQREFHGADPDEDTIVAACLLHDVGKCYEYPDHVDDDLLDEPDPRYASEEIPHSISGYALAHEVGCPLAVQRAIPHFLGEVPTRTLEAELVKSANSASSNAITQASMGITLQEWVEKYSQTS; encoded by the coding sequence ATGTCCGACGCCGATTTCGACCGTCAGGTCCGCGAGGCGTTTCCCGAACTCGAGCGCATCGGCAGCGACGACCTCCGGGAGCGCGTCGTCGAGGCGTGGGTCCTCGGCCTGGAGCGCGGGGGGTGGCGATCCATCGAGGACATCCCCTACGCCTGGAACATCCACGAGGTCACGAACGTCGAACACGTCCGGGGCGTCGCCCGCATCGCGCTCGAGGCCGCGGGCGAACAGCGGGAGTTCCACGGAGCCGACCCGGACGAGGACACGATCGTCGCGGCGTGTCTCCTCCACGACGTCGGGAAGTGCTACGAGTACCCGGATCACGTCGACGACGACCTCCTCGACGAGCCGGATCCGCGGTACGCGAGCGAGGAGATTCCCCACTCGATCTCGGGCTACGCGCTCGCCCACGAGGTCGGGTGTCCGCTCGCCGTCCAGCGGGCGATCCCGCACTTCCTCGGCGAGGTTCCCACGCGGACGCTCGAGGCGGAACTCGTCAAGAGTGCGAACTCCGCCTCCTCGAACGCCATCACCCAGGCCAGCATGGGGATCACGCTCCAGGAGTGGGTCGAGAAGTACTCCCAGACCTCGTAG
- a CDS encoding EthD domain-containing protein — MYKHVALLVRQEGMTHEEFVDYWQTNHTPIAREIEGVVRYQQVLPTEPEHAEFDGLAELYFEDLGALHDALGSEGSRDYDPEKGKAKEAREDVDNFLAIDERPRFIGEEIVQKDTVDGDTDGLYKHSAFLVRQEGMTHEEFVDYWQTNHTPIAREIEGVVKYNTVVPTDPDNAEFDGVAELYFEDLEKLYDALGSEGSRDYDPEKGKAKEAREDVDNFLAIDERPRFIGRERLVKREGER, encoded by the coding sequence ATGTACAAGCACGTCGCCCTCCTGGTCCGTCAGGAGGGGATGACTCACGAGGAGTTCGTCGACTACTGGCAGACCAATCACACGCCGATCGCCCGCGAGATCGAGGGCGTCGTCCGGTACCAACAGGTGTTGCCGACCGAACCCGAGCACGCGGAGTTCGACGGGCTCGCGGAACTCTACTTCGAAGATCTCGGGGCCCTCCACGACGCGCTCGGCAGCGAAGGCTCGCGAGATTACGATCCCGAGAAGGGAAAAGCGAAGGAGGCCCGCGAGGACGTCGATAACTTCCTCGCGATCGACGAACGCCCCCGGTTCATCGGCGAGGAGATCGTCCAGAAGGATACGGTCGACGGCGACACCGACGGACTGTACAAGCACTCGGCGTTTCTGGTCCGTCAGGAGGGGATGACCCACGAGGAGTTCGTCGACTACTGGCAGACCAATCACACGCCGATCGCCCGCGAGATCGAGGGCGTCGTGAAGTACAACACGGTCGTCCCGACCGATCCCGACAACGCCGAGTTCGACGGCGTCGCCGAACTCTACTTCGAGGACCTCGAGAAACTGTACGACGCGCTGGGGAGCGAGGGCTCGCGAGATTACGATCCCGAGAAGGGGAAGGCGAAAGAAGCGCGGGAGGACGTGGACAACTTCCTCGCGATCGACGAACGCCCCCGGTTCATCGGACGGGAGCGACTCGTCAAACGCGAGGGCGAGCGCTGA
- a CDS encoding alpha-ketoacid dehydrogenase subunit beta, which translates to MSSTAASETESGTDSLTLVEAVRDALYTEMSADENVVVLGEDVGENGGVFRATEALYEEFGDDRVVDTPLAESGIVGTAIGLALSGMRPVAEIQFMGFAYPAFDQIVSHASRLRSRSHGQYSAPIVIRAPYGGGIRAPEHHSESKEAFFVHEPGLKVVSPSTPYDAKGLLIASVRDPDPVVFLEPKLLYRAFREDVPTGSYEVPLADAAVRRDGADITVYTWGAMTRPTLIAAENVAEEHGVEAEVVDLRTLSPLDVETIVDSFAKTGRAAIVHEAPKTAGLGAEVAATIQERAVCYQEAPIKRIAGFDAPVPLHALEDYYLPQAVRIQDGILETVEF; encoded by the coding sequence ATGAGTTCGACGGCGGCGTCCGAAACCGAGTCCGGAACAGACAGTTTGACCCTCGTCGAGGCGGTCCGGGACGCGCTCTACACCGAGATGTCGGCGGACGAAAACGTCGTCGTGCTGGGCGAGGACGTCGGCGAGAACGGCGGCGTCTTCCGCGCGACCGAGGCGCTCTACGAGGAGTTCGGCGACGATCGCGTCGTCGACACGCCGCTCGCGGAGTCCGGTATCGTCGGGACGGCGATCGGGTTGGCGCTGTCCGGAATGCGGCCGGTCGCGGAGATCCAGTTCATGGGATTTGCGTACCCCGCGTTCGATCAGATCGTCAGCCACGCCTCCCGGTTGCGGAGTCGAAGTCACGGCCAGTACTCGGCGCCGATCGTGATTCGGGCTCCCTACGGCGGCGGCATCCGCGCCCCGGAACACCACTCGGAGTCCAAGGAGGCCTTCTTCGTCCACGAGCCCGGGCTCAAGGTCGTCTCCCCGAGTACCCCGTACGACGCGAAGGGACTCCTCATCGCGTCCGTTCGGGATCCGGATCCCGTCGTCTTCCTCGAGCCGAAGCTGCTGTACCGCGCGTTCCGCGAGGACGTCCCGACGGGAAGCTACGAGGTACCGCTGGCCGATGCCGCGGTCAGACGGGACGGAGCGGATATCACGGTGTACACGTGGGGGGCGATGACCCGGCCGACCCTCATCGCCGCGGAGAACGTCGCCGAGGAGCACGGCGTCGAGGCCGAGGTCGTCGACCTGCGGACGTTATCTCCGCTGGACGTCGAGACGATCGTCGACTCGTTCGCGAAGACCGGCCGGGCCGCGATCGTCCACGAGGCGCCGAAGACGGCCGGGCTGGGCGCGGAAGTCGCCGCGACGATTCAGGAGCGCGCGGTCTGCTATCAGGAGGCGCCGATCAAGCGCATCGCCGGTTTCGACGCGCCGGTGCCGCTCCACGCGCTCGAGGACTACTACCTCCCGCAGGCGGTTCGCATTCAGGACGGGATCCTCGAGACCGTCGAATTCTAA
- the pdhA gene encoding pyruvate dehydrogenase (acetyl-transferring) E1 component subunit alpha, protein MSTQNEADPRANGEYTRPDDEPIRILDDDGNVLPNAEVPPLSDEELRSMYEDLKLARRFDQRAISLQRQGRIATYAPMTGQEGSQVATSYALDDRDWLFPTYREHAAKYVHGMSLVSLLKPLCGFRDGYAIPDDVNVLPEYIPIATQVPQAMGTAWGHDLQGETDTAVLCHFGDGATSEGDFHEGLNFAGVFDVPAVFVCNNNQWAISVPRDRQTASETIAQKAAAYGIEGVRVDGLDPLAVYEVTRWALSKAKNPTDDERRPTLVESVQYRYGAHTTADDPSAYREEDEAEAWRRKDPVDRLRNFLRAEGLLDEELEAEIDDRVESQISEAVATVEAAETDPAYIFEHVYEEMPDRLREQRDELNALREKYGDGAFSEVLE, encoded by the coding sequence ATGAGCACCCAAAACGAAGCAGACCCACGAGCGAACGGCGAGTATACGCGACCCGACGACGAACCGATCCGAATCTTGGACGACGACGGCAACGTCCTGCCGAACGCGGAGGTTCCTCCCCTCTCGGACGAGGAACTGCGCTCGATGTACGAGGATCTGAAGCTCGCACGCCGGTTCGACCAGCGCGCGATCAGCCTCCAGCGGCAGGGACGAATCGCGACCTACGCGCCGATGACGGGACAGGAGGGGTCGCAAGTCGCGACGAGTTACGCGCTCGACGATCGGGACTGGCTGTTCCCGACCTATCGGGAGCACGCGGCCAAGTACGTCCACGGCATGAGTCTCGTATCGCTTCTGAAACCGCTCTGTGGATTCCGGGACGGGTACGCGATTCCGGACGACGTCAACGTCCTGCCGGAGTACATTCCGATCGCGACGCAGGTTCCCCAGGCGATGGGCACGGCCTGGGGACACGATCTGCAGGGGGAGACCGATACGGCCGTCCTATGTCACTTCGGCGACGGAGCGACGTCCGAGGGCGACTTCCACGAGGGGCTGAACTTCGCCGGCGTCTTCGACGTTCCCGCGGTGTTCGTCTGCAACAACAACCAGTGGGCGATCTCCGTCCCTCGAGACCGGCAAACTGCGAGCGAGACGATCGCACAGAAGGCCGCCGCGTACGGAATCGAGGGCGTTCGCGTCGACGGGCTCGATCCGCTCGCGGTCTACGAGGTCACGCGCTGGGCCCTCAGCAAGGCGAAAAATCCGACCGACGACGAGCGTCGTCCGACCCTCGTCGAGTCGGTCCAGTACCGCTACGGCGCCCACACGACCGCGGACGATCCGTCCGCGTATCGCGAGGAAGACGAAGCGGAGGCCTGGCGGCGGAAGGATCCGGTCGACCGACTCCGGAACTTCCTCCGCGCGGAGGGGCTCCTCGACGAGGAACTCGAGGCCGAGATCGACGACCGCGTCGAGTCACAGATCAGCGAAGCGGTCGCGACCGTCGAAGCGGCGGAGACCGATCCGGCGTACATCTTCGAACACGTGTACGAAGAGATGCCGGATCGGCTCCGCGAACAGCGGGACGAACTGAACGCGCTCCGCGAAAAGTACGGCGACGGGGCGTTCTCCGAGGTGTTAGAATGA